TCTAAAGCGACATTTAAACAAGAGTTTTTGATGTAATGAGCCTTTTGGGCTATTGCTTCTTTCTCTTGATTTTCAATTAAACTCTCTAAATCTTCTAAATCTTTTGTTATATCTTTTTTAAATTTATTTACTATCATATTTGCTATATTTTCTGAGATACCTAATTTATCTACTA
The Arcobacter sp. F155 genome window above contains:
- a CDS encoding Hpt domain-containing protein; its protein translation is VDKLGISENIANMIVNKFKKDITKDLEDLESLIENQEKEAIAQKAHYIKNSCLNVALDDICELLQKLEKVDIEKIDSNKLFNEIKSKIKEIL